The Chryseobacterium nakagawai genome has a segment encoding these proteins:
- a CDS encoding EamA family transporter, protein MTNSKNKWLVPLAFTNIYVIWGITFLAISFGLKGFPPFILSGLRFLVAGILMMGYLLSKGEKANSLINWKKNAITGVLILTGGTGLVAWGEQYVTASEAAISIATGPFWFIAIDRKNWKYYFSDKFIPIGLMIGFVGLIFFLKGSVNSNAAHAAANSHLRITAFVVLGLSSIAWVLGSLYSKKNPASQTTFMNIAQQLIVAGVAAFLIALFRGEWAHFSASNIPVSAWAGVLFLIFFGSIVAYLSYIWLLSVKPAALVSTHTYINPIVTVIAGWIVANQSINGGQLYGLAIILLGVLLTNVTKYFKLSKRSKVKIRRVRRFFNRAGKRYQPI, encoded by the coding sequence ATGACCAATTCTAAAAACAAATGGCTGGTTCCATTGGCATTTACAAACATCTATGTAATATGGGGGATTACGTTTTTAGCTATTTCATTTGGCTTGAAAGGTTTTCCTCCGTTCATTCTTTCAGGATTGAGATTTCTGGTAGCAGGGATTTTGATGATGGGGTATCTATTGTCTAAGGGAGAAAAAGCAAATTCTCTGATCAACTGGAAAAAAAATGCCATCACCGGAGTTCTTATTCTTACCGGAGGAACAGGTCTGGTAGCTTGGGGAGAACAGTATGTAACAGCTTCAGAGGCTGCAATCTCAATAGCAACTGGCCCCTTCTGGTTCATTGCTATCGACAGAAAAAACTGGAAATATTATTTTTCAGATAAGTTTATTCCGATAGGTCTGATGATTGGATTCGTAGGATTGATATTCTTTTTAAAAGGAAGCGTCAATTCAAATGCAGCTCATGCAGCCGCTAACAGTCATCTTCGCATTACCGCTTTTGTGGTATTAGGACTTAGTTCTATTGCATGGGTTTTAGGCTCTTTATACTCCAAGAAAAATCCAGCTTCACAGACTACCTTTATGAATATTGCCCAACAACTTATTGTGGCCGGAGTAGCTGCTTTTCTTATTGCTTTATTTAGAGGGGAATGGGCTCATTTTTCGGCTTCAAACATCCCTGTATCGGCATGGGCAGGTGTTCTGTTTTTGATCTTCTTTGGATCGATAGTCGCTTATTTGTCGTACATTTGGCTGTTGTCTGTGAAACCTGCCGCATTGGTAAGCACCCACACCTACATTAACCCTATTGTTACAGTTATTGCAGGATGGATTGTAGCTAATCAAAGTATCAATGGAGGCCAGTTATATGGTTTGGCAATCATATTGCTGGGAGTATTGCTGACCAATGTCACCAAGTATTTCAAGCTTTCCAAACGGTCTAAGGTCAAAATCAGAAGAGTTAGAAGATTTTTTAACAGGGCAGGCAAAAGATATCAGCCTATTTAA
- a CDS encoding methionine ABC transporter ATP-binding protein, with the protein MIEIRNISKTFHQKKQAFKALDQVSLNIDKGDIVGIIGFSGAGKSTLIRTVNLLERPDEGQIIINGKDFTQLSSKQLAEERKKIGMIFQHFNLLSSRTVFDNVALPLELDHISKDQINKKVNELLKIVGLEDKANDYPRSLSGGQKQRVAIARALANDPHLLLCDEATSALDPVTTQSILQLLKDINVRLGITILLITHEMEVIKAVCNHVAVIDKGKLLAKGTLSEIISNRENPVIQQFINSDVMTLPQELNNRLQKEPQEGLFPLVEIELNENISVEQILSALYNEHKIPYKILKADVEYFGNSNFGKLLLQLQGEAEENQKAIYYFNQNKLQNTVKGYA; encoded by the coding sequence ATGATAGAAATCAGAAATATATCAAAAACATTCCATCAGAAGAAGCAGGCATTTAAGGCATTGGATCAGGTGAGCCTCAATATTGATAAAGGAGATATTGTAGGTATCATAGGCTTCTCCGGTGCCGGAAAAAGTACCCTGATCCGTACCGTTAATCTGTTGGAAAGACCGGATGAAGGGCAGATCATTATTAATGGAAAGGATTTCACCCAATTAAGTTCAAAGCAGCTTGCTGAAGAACGTAAGAAAATAGGAATGATCTTCCAGCACTTTAACCTTCTTTCTTCAAGAACTGTTTTTGATAATGTAGCACTTCCTCTGGAGCTGGACCACATCAGCAAAGATCAAATCAATAAAAAGGTCAACGAATTACTGAAAATTGTAGGCCTTGAAGATAAAGCCAATGATTATCCAAGAAGCCTTTCCGGAGGACAGAAACAAAGAGTGGCCATCGCAAGGGCTTTAGCCAATGATCCTCACCTGTTGCTTTGTGATGAAGCCACCAGTGCGCTGGACCCGGTTACCACCCAATCTATTTTACAGCTTCTAAAAGATATTAATGTGAGATTAGGAATTACTATTCTTCTGATTACCCATGAAATGGAAGTCATTAAAGCTGTTTGTAACCACGTTGCCGTGATAGACAAAGGAAAACTACTAGCTAAAGGAACATTAAGTGAGATCATTTCAAACCGGGAAAATCCGGTGATCCAACAATTTATAAATTCAGATGTCATGACCCTGCCACAGGAACTCAATAACAGACTACAGAAAGAACCTCAGGAAGGCTTATTTCCTCTGGTCGAAATAGAACTTAACGAAAACATAAGTGTTGAACAAATTCTTTCAGCCCTATACAATGAACATAAAATCCCTTACAAAATTTTGAAAGCAGATGTAGAATATTTTGGGAATTCTAATTTTGGTAAACTACTTTTGCAACTTCAAGGTGAAGCTGAAGAAAACCAAAAAGCCATCTATTATTTTAATCAGAATAAATTACAAAATACAGTAAAAGGATATGCTTAG
- the metI gene encoding methionine ABC transporter permease MetI, whose amino-acid sequence MLSDAVLALLAKGTWETVYMTFVSGFFGFVLGLPVGILLFLTRKGQLLENVIYYRALSIIVNIFRAIPFIILIVWMIPFTRVLAGTSIGVNAALVPLSVGAAPFIARLVENSLIEVPHGLIETARALGASPFQIIRKVLLPEALPSLINNATITLITLVGYSAMGGAVGAGGLGQVGYQYGYIGYDIVIMNTVLILLVLLVFIIQFMGDKLSKRFDHR is encoded by the coding sequence ATGCTTAGTGATGCAGTACTTGCCCTTTTGGCAAAAGGAACCTGGGAAACAGTTTATATGACATTCGTATCCGGATTTTTTGGATTTGTTTTAGGGCTCCCGGTAGGAATTCTCTTATTTTTAACAAGAAAGGGACAATTGTTGGAAAATGTGATCTACTATAGAGCATTATCCATTATTGTCAATATTTTTCGGGCGATTCCATTTATTATTTTAATTGTATGGATGATCCCTTTTACTAGGGTTTTGGCAGGAACATCTATTGGAGTGAATGCAGCCCTGGTTCCACTCAGTGTAGGAGCAGCCCCTTTTATTGCAAGATTGGTTGAAAACAGCCTTATCGAAGTTCCTCACGGATTAATTGAAACAGCTAGAGCCTTGGGAGCTTCCCCATTTCAGATCATTAGAAAGGTATTACTTCCTGAAGCGCTTCCTTCATTAATTAATAATGCAACCATTACTTTAATTACATTAGTAGGGTATTCCGCGATGGGTGGTGCTGTGGGTGCTGGTGGATTAGGACAGGTTGGATACCAATATGGATACATTGGGTATGATATTGTGATTATGAATACGGTATTGATCTTACTAGTACTTTTGGTATTTATCATACAATTTATGGGCGATAAACTTTCTAAGAGATTTGACCATAGATAA
- the metQ gene encoding methionine ABC transporter substrate-binding lipoprotein MetQ has protein sequence MKKIKILGLIAAGVLLFSACSGRKDDPNFIRVGITYGPEQEVAEVAKKVAKEKYNLEVELIPFNDYVVPNEALMNGDIDVNAFQHAPYLTEQSKQRGYHLAIVGNTFVYPIIAYSKKINNLNQLQDGSTIVIPNDPTNGGRSLLLLQKNGLLKLRAGVGLLPKVTDITENPKQLKIMEIEGAQIPRVLDDRDVVVGIINNNFAAQAGLDSEKQGIFKEDKDSPYVNLVVARQDNKNSQKVKNFVKAYQSDEVEKKALEVFKGGAVKGW, from the coding sequence ATGAAAAAAATAAAAATCTTAGGTTTAATCGCTGCTGGAGTACTGCTTTTCAGTGCTTGTTCAGGGAGAAAGGATGATCCGAACTTTATCAGAGTGGGAATTACTTATGGACCAGAGCAGGAAGTGGCTGAAGTAGCTAAAAAAGTAGCAAAGGAAAAATACAACCTTGAAGTGGAGCTGATTCCTTTCAATGATTATGTTGTTCCCAATGAAGCATTGATGAATGGAGATATTGATGTGAATGCTTTTCAGCACGCTCCTTATTTAACCGAACAATCAAAACAAAGAGGATATCATCTTGCTATTGTAGGAAATACGTTTGTCTACCCTATCATAGCTTATTCAAAGAAAATTAACAATCTTAACCAATTACAAGATGGGAGCACTATTGTTATTCCCAATGACCCTACCAATGGTGGACGTTCCTTACTTCTATTGCAGAAAAATGGATTACTGAAACTAAGAGCAGGGGTTGGATTGCTTCCAAAGGTTACCGATATTACTGAAAATCCAAAACAGCTGAAAATTATGGAAATTGAAGGAGCACAGATCCCAAGGGTTTTGGATGACAGAGATGTTGTCGTAGGAATCATCAATAATAATTTTGCTGCACAAGCCGGATTGGATTCAGAAAAGCAGGGTATATTTAAAGAAGATAAAGACTCACCTTATGTTAACCTTGTCGTAGCAAGACAGGATAATAAGAACAGCCAGAAGGTAAAAAACTTTGTGAAAGCTTACCAATCTGATGAAGTGGAAAAGAAAGCACTGGAAGTTTTTAAAGGAGGAGCTGTGAAAGGATGGTAA
- a CDS encoding glycoside hydrolase family 3 C-terminal domain-containing protein, translating into MLKKTAIVSLFTFISVSYMAQNTTPVYLDESKPVEQRIQDALSRMTLEEKVAMLHAQSKFSSPGVPRLGIPEFWTTDGPHGVRPEVMWDEWDQAGWTNDSIIAYPALTALSATWNKKMSWNYGKALGEEARYRKKDILLGPGVNIYRTPLNGRNFEYMGEDPYLTSKMVVPYIKGVQSNGVATSVKHFALNNQEMFRHTSNVNVDDRTLYEIYLPPFKAAVTEGDSWTIMGAYDLYKGQYASQNQYLLNDILKKEWNYKGVVVSDWGAVNNTEQAIHNGLDLEFGSWTNGLSAGTKNAYDNYYLAKPYLDLIKAGKVGTKELDDKVTRLLRLAYKTTMNRNKPFGNIASEEHKAVAKEIGEEGIVLLKNQGNILPIDINKAKRIAVVGENAIKIMTVGGGSSSLKVKYETLPLDGIKNRFGKQADVQYARGYVGDIGGEYNGVKSGQDLKDTRSEAELIKEAVELAKKSDYVIFVGGLNKADFQDSEGNDRKSYGLPYNQDNVITALAKANKNLAVVLVSGNAVAMPWIKEVPTVVQAWYLGSEAGNSIASIVAGDANPSGKLPFTFPVKLEDNSAHQLGEYPGQKDELAAGKGKDQKNPINITYNEGVFVGYRWHDTKNIKPLFSFGHGLSYTTFEFGKAKADKTSLSQSDTITFTVTVKNTGKKAGAEVAQLYISDLKSSVPRPAKELKGFEKVYLNPGEQKEVTFTIDKSALSFFDAQKHDWVAESGDFEALIGNSSDAIKTKIKFTLK; encoded by the coding sequence ATGTTAAAGAAAACCGCCATTGTAAGTTTATTCACCTTTATTTCTGTTTCTTATATGGCCCAGAACACTACTCCCGTTTATTTAGATGAATCAAAACCTGTAGAACAGCGTATTCAGGATGCTCTTTCCAGAATGACCCTGGAAGAAAAAGTAGCGATGCTACATGCACAGTCAAAATTCAGTTCTCCTGGTGTTCCAAGATTAGGAATTCCTGAATTCTGGACGACTGACGGCCCTCATGGGGTACGCCCTGAAGTCATGTGGGACGAATGGGATCAAGCCGGATGGACCAACGACTCCATTATCGCCTACCCTGCCCTTACCGCTTTATCAGCTACCTGGAATAAGAAAATGTCCTGGAACTACGGTAAAGCATTGGGAGAAGAAGCCCGTTACAGAAAGAAAGATATTCTATTGGGTCCAGGTGTCAACATTTACAGAACTCCTCTAAATGGCAGAAACTTTGAATATATGGGGGAAGATCCATATCTGACCTCAAAAATGGTAGTTCCTTATATCAAAGGGGTACAATCTAATGGTGTAGCCACTTCTGTTAAACACTTTGCCCTGAACAATCAGGAAATGTTCCGCCATACCAGCAATGTAAATGTAGATGACAGAACATTATATGAAATCTATCTTCCACCTTTCAAAGCAGCAGTAACAGAAGGAGATTCATGGACGATCATGGGGGCTTACGATTTGTATAAAGGTCAATATGCCAGCCAGAATCAATACCTATTAAATGATATTCTAAAAAAGGAATGGAATTATAAAGGTGTAGTAGTTTCAGACTGGGGAGCTGTTAACAATACTGAACAGGCTATCCATAACGGACTGGATCTTGAATTCGGATCATGGACGAATGGTCTTTCTGCAGGAACAAAAAATGCTTATGACAATTATTACCTGGCAAAACCTTATCTTGATCTTATTAAAGCAGGAAAAGTAGGAACTAAAGAACTTGATGACAAGGTCACCCGTCTGCTTCGTCTTGCCTACAAAACGACAATGAACCGAAATAAACCTTTCGGAAATATCGCTTCTGAAGAACATAAAGCTGTGGCTAAAGAAATCGGGGAAGAAGGAATTGTTCTGTTAAAAAACCAGGGAAATATACTTCCAATCGACATTAATAAGGCTAAAAGAATTGCTGTTGTGGGTGAAAATGCCATCAAGATTATGACTGTGGGCGGTGGTTCTTCATCCTTAAAAGTAAAATATGAAACCCTTCCTTTAGACGGAATCAAAAATAGATTTGGAAAACAAGCTGATGTGCAATATGCCAGAGGGTATGTTGGTGACATTGGCGGAGAGTACAACGGGGTAAAATCCGGACAGGACCTGAAAGACACGCGCTCTGAAGCGGAACTCATCAAGGAAGCTGTAGAATTAGCAAAAAAATCCGATTACGTAATTTTCGTTGGTGGATTAAACAAAGCTGACTTTCAGGACAGTGAAGGAAATGACAGAAAGAGCTATGGATTACCTTACAACCAGGATAATGTGATTACAGCATTAGCTAAAGCAAATAAAAATCTTGCTGTAGTTTTAGTTTCCGGAAATGCCGTAGCCATGCCTTGGATTAAAGAAGTACCGACTGTTGTACAGGCATGGTATCTGGGTTCTGAGGCTGGAAATTCTATTGCTTCTATTGTAGCAGGTGATGCCAATCCATCAGGAAAACTTCCGTTTACTTTCCCTGTAAAACTTGAAGATAACTCAGCTCATCAGCTTGGAGAATATCCTGGTCAGAAAGATGAATTGGCCGCAGGAAAAGGAAAAGATCAGAAAAACCCGATCAATATCACTTACAACGAAGGTGTATTTGTAGGATACCGCTGGCATGATACCAAAAACATCAAACCTCTTTTCAGCTTCGGACATGGATTAAGCTATACCACATTTGAATTTGGAAAAGCAAAAGCAGATAAAACAAGTTTATCACAGAGCGACACTATTACTTTTACGGTAACTGTTAAAAATACAGGAAAAAAAGCCGGAGCCGAAGTTGCGCAGCTTTACATCAGCGATTTGAAATCATCTGTTCCACGCCCTGCCAAAGAATTAAAAGGCTTTGAAAAGGTTTATTTAAACCCAGGAGAACAAAAAGAAGTGACTTTCACTATTGATAAATCTGCATTAAGTTTCTTTGATGCTCAGAAACACGACTGGGTAGCAGAATCGGGAGATTTTGAAGCTTTAATTGGTAATTCTTCGGATGCCATCAAAACAAAAATAAAGTTTACGCTGAAATAG
- a CDS encoding outer membrane beta-barrel family protein, with translation MKRILFSIAALTGSLALAQTQAPDPVAKDTVKGNAKEIEVVTIVARKPTVESKVDRTVFNVANSAIVAGNTTWDVLRMTPLVSIDNSDAIKAEGQSVTVYINDRKSVFTGKELKEYLKTIPADNLLKIEVITSPSSRYEASGSVINIVLKKRDDEGLKGSISLSNRQSTKNTQYSNFNLNYHKKKFTQTFIGSYSNNNYVQKGSSNIVFYADNTLNRDLSYQTISRSETPSLSSTSEFELNDKNNIGVVLEYYQSRGLSSSDTDGREYDYLKKDFIDYHQAQNANTFYRNLGTNAFYKYYDKEKNRILDINLGTNYSGNNNNELINKTILNDPNIKEIGSVNNGQMRNYYLKVDYTQPLGKSWGTIEVGGKTELNNHVIPNNLYGYSLGTSEYAGLSTRDKFHYEDNITSVYANYSKTFFKKLETRIGLRYEYIDFKVRQDVAGTERKDGYGTFLPNLLLKYNFSDKYDLSLTYDRKIWRPWYSEFNPFLTPSIDGTYSRGNMDLNPNPNDRLYLKFGILKKYFISARYMHTNQDYWTTYSSEGGRNVSFPGNFNGKVEKYYIFANTNQNFLKNKLNLNVGFGWYYIDNHDFNLKNDIGGRAYINYWGGSANLSYTNLFNKNINLSAWMEISNQNNGNTQANNTNVFHNISITKIFPKTQMEASIQLMNIFKRPYSDDITYNQGGTVRRYELWDWYGVNITFVKRFGNQKVKENTKTDVEKNAGGAK, from the coding sequence ATGAAAAGAATATTATTTTCTATAGCAGCATTAACGGGTTCTTTGGCTCTGGCCCAGACTCAGGCTCCAGATCCAGTTGCTAAGGATACTGTAAAGGGAAATGCAAAAGAGATAGAAGTGGTTACCATTGTAGCGAGAAAACCAACAGTAGAGTCTAAAGTAGACCGAACTGTTTTTAATGTGGCAAACAGTGCTATCGTAGCCGGAAATACTACATGGGATGTACTGAGAATGACCCCACTGGTAAGTATTGACAATAGTGACGCTATAAAAGCGGAAGGACAATCGGTAACAGTATATATCAATGATAGAAAATCAGTTTTTACAGGAAAAGAATTAAAAGAATACCTTAAAACGATTCCGGCAGATAATCTACTGAAGATTGAGGTGATTACAAGCCCGTCTTCACGATATGAAGCTTCCGGTTCTGTAATCAATATTGTTTTGAAAAAACGCGATGATGAAGGATTAAAAGGAAGTATTTCACTCAGTAACAGGCAGAGTACAAAAAATACACAGTATTCCAACTTCAACCTGAATTACCACAAAAAGAAATTTACGCAAACCTTTATAGGAAGTTATTCTAATAATAATTATGTACAAAAAGGTTCCAGTAATATTGTGTTTTATGCTGACAATACCCTCAATAGGGATTTGAGTTATCAAACCATATCCAGAAGTGAAACGCCATCACTTTCCTCTACTTCCGAATTTGAGCTTAATGATAAAAATAATATAGGAGTTGTCCTGGAGTATTATCAAAGCCGTGGTTTATCTTCATCAGATACAGACGGGAGAGAATATGATTATCTGAAAAAAGATTTTATTGATTATCATCAGGCTCAAAACGCGAATACCTTTTACCGTAATTTGGGGACGAATGCTTTTTATAAATATTACGATAAAGAAAAAAACAGGATCCTGGATATTAATCTAGGAACCAATTACTCCGGAAATAATAATAATGAGCTCATCAATAAAACAATATTAAATGATCCAAATATTAAAGAAATAGGATCAGTAAATAATGGGCAGATGCGTAATTATTATTTGAAAGTAGATTATACCCAGCCATTAGGCAAATCCTGGGGAACAATTGAAGTAGGAGGAAAAACAGAACTTAACAATCATGTAATTCCTAATAATCTTTATGGATACAGTTTGGGGACTTCTGAATATGCAGGGCTTTCAACAAGGGATAAATTCCATTATGAGGATAATATAACTTCTGTATATGCCAACTATAGCAAAACGTTTTTCAAGAAACTGGAAACCAGGATAGGTCTTCGATATGAATATATTGATTTCAAGGTAAGACAGGACGTTGCAGGAACCGAAAGAAAAGATGGCTATGGTACTTTTCTCCCTAATTTATTGCTGAAATATAATTTTTCAGACAAATATGATTTGAGTCTTACTTACGATCGTAAAATCTGGAGACCATGGTATTCGGAATTTAATCCTTTTTTAACTCCATCTATTGATGGAACGTATTCCAGAGGAAATATGGATCTGAATCCTAATCCTAACGACAGGCTTTATCTGAAGTTTGGAATCCTGAAAAAGTATTTTATTTCTGCAAGATATATGCATACCAATCAGGATTACTGGACTACTTATTCTAGTGAAGGAGGAAGAAATGTATCTTTCCCCGGAAACTTTAATGGGAAAGTTGAGAAATATTACATTTTTGCCAATACCAATCAGAATTTTCTTAAAAATAAGCTGAATCTGAATGTTGGCTTCGGCTGGTATTATATTGATAACCATGATTTCAATCTGAAAAATGATATTGGAGGGAGAGCATATATTAATTATTGGGGTGGTTCTGCCAATCTTTCTTATACGAACCTTTTCAATAAAAATATTAACCTGAGTGCCTGGATGGAAATCTCCAATCAGAACAATGGAAATACTCAAGCCAATAATACCAACGTGTTCCACAATATTTCCATCACAAAAATATTTCCTAAAACGCAAATGGAGGCCAGTATACAGCTGATGAATATCTTTAAACGACCTTATTCTGATGATATTACTTACAATCAGGGAGGAACAGTCAGAAGATATGAATTATGGGATTGGTATGGGGTGAATATTACCTTTGTAAAGCGTTTCGGGAACCAGAAAGTGAAAGAAAATACCAAAACAGATGTTGAGAAAAATGCTGGAGGAGCAAAATAA